The Amycolatopsis sp. DG1A-15b genome contains the following window.
GGCGGGCAGCCGTGAGCCGGGCGGCAGGTCGCCGGAGTCGATCCGCGCCCGCAGCCGGTCGACGGTCGCGCTCCAGACCTGCTCGGTGTCCACCCGCTCATCCTCTCAGCTCGGGAAACTGTCGGGGGTGGCTGCCATGATCACCGGCATGGACGTTCTGGGGGCATGGGTCCGCGGCTGGGCGCTGTCGCGGGCAACGCCGGCACCGGTGGCAGAGCTCGACGGTTACCGCGTCGAGGTCGGCCTGCCGGGGCACCGGGTGCGATACCTGCTGCGCGCGCCGGCGACGGTTTCCTCCCGGGCCCGGACGGTGGCCGCGCCGGGCACGTGGCTGAAGACGTGCGGCTCGCGTTCCGCGGTCCTGCCGGCCCTGACCCCGGCGTGGGTGGCGGGGGAGACGGAGTACCTGATGGCGTTCGAGGGAGCTCTTCCGCCGGCCGCTGTCCCAGCGCCGTACTCGGTCGCGGTGACCGGCGCGGGGCCGGTGTGGGAGGTCGTCGTGTCTTCCGATGAGGCTGTGGCGGCCCGGGGCCGGATCGCGGTGGCCGGCGGTGTCGCGGTGTTCGACAAGATCGAGACGGAGCCGGAGCACCGGCGCCGCGGCCTCGGCCGGGTGGTGATGCACCGCCTGGGCGAAGCGGCGGGAGCCCGTTCGAGCGCGTTGCTGGCTTCCGAGGCCGGCCGCGGGCTGTACAGCGCACTCGGCTGGCGCGTGGTGTCCGACGTCGTCCCCGCGCACGTCCCGGAAGGAGCGGCATGACAGCGCGGTTCAAGGACCTCGCCCTGGACGCGAACGACCACCAGGCGCTGGCGGACTGGTGGTGCCGCGCGCTCGGCTACGTCCGCCGGGATGCGCTGACCGGCGACACCCGCCCGGACGACTGGCCGGTCCCGATCGTCGACCCGGCCGGTCGCGGGCCGCTGATCTGGCTCAACCCGGTGCCGGAGCGCAAGACGGTCAAGAACCGCATGCACCTGGACGTCTTCGGCGACCCGGCCGAGCTGGTGGCGATGGGCGCCACCCTGGTCCGCGCACGCGGCGGTGATGTCGACTGGGACCAGCTGGCAGACCCCGAAGGCAACGAGTTCTGCGTCTTCACGCCGGAGGTGACTGTCTGACCTGACACATCTGCGTCGCGGGAGCGGCCCACGGTGCTTAGGCTCCGCACGTGATTGCTTCATGACGTGGTGGCACGCCCTGATCGTCGTGGTCGCCGGGGTCTGGGCGGGGACCATCAACGCCGTCGTGGGGTCGGGGACGCTCGTCACCTTCCCCGTGCTCGTCGCGCTCGGGTATCCGCCCGTGACCGCCACCACCTCGAACGCCATCGGCCTCGCGCCCGGCACGCTCAGCGGTGCCTGGGGTTACCGGCACGAGCTCACGGGCTACTGGCGGCAGACCGCCAAGTTCGCCGTCGCGTCCTTCCTCGGGGCCATCGGTGGCACCATCCTGCTGCTGTCGCTGCCGAAGGACGCCTTCGAAGCCGTCGTTCCCGTGCTCGTCGGCCTGGCCGTGGTCCTCGTGATCATCCAGCCGAGGGTCTCGAAGTGGGTCGCGGAGCGGCGCGAGCAGAACGGGACCGAGCACAAACCCGGGCCGCTGCTGATGTTCTTCATCTTCCTCATCGGCATCTACGGCGGGTACTTCACCGCCGCGCAGGGCGTGATGCTGATGGCCGTGATGGGGATGCTGCTGTCGGAGCCGCTGCAGAAGCTCAACGGTGTCAAGAACGTGCTCGCCGCCGTCGTCAACCTCGTCGCCGGGATCATCTACGCGTTCGTCGCGCCGATCAGCTGGGCCGTCGTGCTGTGGCTGGCCGTCGGCTCGACCGCCGGCGGCTTCCTCGGCGCGAAGATCGGCCGGAAGCTGCCGCCGGCGGTGCTGCGCGGCGTGATCGTGGTGATCGGCGTCGCCGCCGTCATCCAGCTGGTGGTCAAGCAGTTCGCGTGAGGAACTCGCGCGCCGCGGCCAGGAACAGGTCGTTCTCCTCGCGGGTTCCGATGGTCACGCGGACGCCGTCCCCGGCGAACGGGCGCACCACCAGCTTGCGGTCCAGCGCGTGCTCGGCGAACGGGACGGCCTGCTCACCCAGCGGCAGCCAGACGAAGTTCGCCTGCGTCTCGGGCACGCGGTAACCCGCTTCCAGCAGCGCTTCCCGCACCCGTCCCCGCTCGACGACGATTTCCTGGCAGCGGGCCAGGAGCTCGTCGGCCGCGTCGAGCGACGCCAGCGCGGCCACCTGGGCCAGCATGTTCACCGAGAAGGCCACGTACACCTGGCGAAGCGCGTCCGCGATCGGCTCGGGGGCGACCGCGTAACCGACGCGAAGACCCGCAAGGCCGTACGCCTTCGAGAACGTGCGAAGCACCATGACGTTCGACCGGCTGCGCGTGTACTCGACGCCGTCGGGCACCTCGGGATCGGTGACGAACTCCTTG
Protein-coding sequences here:
- a CDS encoding GNAT family N-acetyltransferase — its product is MITGMDVLGAWVRGWALSRATPAPVAELDGYRVEVGLPGHRVRYLLRAPATVSSRARTVAAPGTWLKTCGSRSAVLPALTPAWVAGETEYLMAFEGALPPAAVPAPYSVAVTGAGPVWEVVVSSDEAVAARGRIAVAGGVAVFDKIETEPEHRRRGLGRVVMHRLGEAAGARSSALLASEAGRGLYSALGWRVVSDVVPAHVPEGAA
- a CDS encoding VOC family protein — protein: MTARFKDLALDANDHQALADWWCRALGYVRRDALTGDTRPDDWPVPIVDPAGRGPLIWLNPVPERKTVKNRMHLDVFGDPAELVAMGATLVRARGGDVDWDQLADPEGNEFCVFTPEVTV
- a CDS encoding sulfite exporter TauE/SafE family protein, translating into MTWWHALIVVVAGVWAGTINAVVGSGTLVTFPVLVALGYPPVTATTSNAIGLAPGTLSGAWGYRHELTGYWRQTAKFAVASFLGAIGGTILLLSLPKDAFEAVVPVLVGLAVVLVIIQPRVSKWVAERREQNGTEHKPGPLLMFFIFLIGIYGGYFTAAQGVMLMAVMGMLLSEPLQKLNGVKNVLAAVVNLVAGIIYAFVAPISWAVVLWLAVGSTAGGFLGAKIGRKLPPAVLRGVIVVIGVAAVIQLVVKQFA